CTGATCTcatgattttgactttttaatctcataatgTGACtttctattttataattttaacctttttttgaaTCTCATAATGTGACtttctattttataattttaacctttttttgaaTCTCATAATGTGACTCTTTATCATATAATTTGACTTTGTGTCTTAAACACATCTCCAGACGTGTTTTAATCTCTCAGGTGTAACAACAGCTCATTGAAAACAGTCGCTATGATTAATTGTGAGGGGAAAACCTGACACCTGGCGGACACTTGACACCATCACAGGCCTATGGCCAGGCGGAAGGCTTCTAAGATAACATACAATGGAAGCGAATTTATCTTAACAAAGCGACCATGATGTCAGTTCCAGTCAGTAAATATATCTATACACACGTTCTACATTGCGTTTCCAAATGTAAAAGTGGACATTTGAAATATGATTTGGTAAGTTGCTTAATGCTGTGCTATGTGATGTAAcataaggtcaaaggtcagaatgACATAGATAAAGTTTAATCATTTTAGAGGTAATTTTGAGGTGAGTTATCTCcacattgctgcagtgaaaGAGTAAGACATCAGGAAGACGATGGAATGATAATGAAGAACTGACCTATTAAGAAATGAGTTTGGTGAAAGGTCAAAGTCAGGCTAACATAGATTTTTTAACTTGGTTTTGACCATACAgtcaaaattaaagaaattaaagtacaatatttccagATTTCATGCATGATAGGGGATAATATTTAGGGGTTTGACCACATCAACTatcaaaaaacatacacacaaaaaaaagaaaaaaaataaattaaataaaagtccACCCATATAAAGCCCCCTTAAAAACATGAGAAACGAACAGACTccatacagagaggagagggtgttTTCTTGTGAAATTTCAGCATACAGGTACAGTGGAAATAACTGGGTTTAATACCATTAAGGAGAAAATCAGAGTAAACAGTTACTAGGATGTGTCTGATGAACGATCGGTAAAATAAAACTTACACCTGATTAAACAACGTTCAATCTTCCTAAAGAACACATATCAGCAAAAGCAGGTAAGCCATATGTATCTTTTAGGACCAGCTCTAGGTCCATGCTTACCATATTTTACACTATTCTAGTTCAGGCGCAACAATAATCAGAAGTGGCTAACTTACTGCAGTCCCAAACCATCATTAGCCTTACATCCTCattgttttcaaaatatttctttttttttatgttaaatgcCAGCATTACACTGCTCAACCACAACTTTAACCTGCAGCTGTTCAGCTATAAATATGATTAgttcttaaaaatatatatatatttatattttcttttgagCACCTATGTGTTTGTACGTGTTTGGCGCCAATCGTCAGCAAGGACGGGAAGACGTTGGTACTGCAGACAGATAGTTGAGGAGAATATTCAGCTGGCTGGATGAATATGAGCGATTCGGCAGGTACTATGGCGTAGATTTGAGCTGAACTATACATCATTATAGTGGCCACTTTCTATGGATTTTAAAATGCAGTACCTTTATTTGCAGTCAGTGGCGACGTTAGTGTCTACCACTCACTTTTTGCGTGTTGTAACCATTGACTAGCAAATGCTTGATAAAACGGTAGTAACGTTATTGTTATTATACAGAAAAAGACGGTGGCTAAAACGTTCAGTGTCTTCCTTTATAGCTGGGTTACAAATCAACTATGTCTGTTAATTGGGTGCTACAATATCAACACATTATTTTGATACTTCACCGATGTTAGCTAAGGGGAAACGTTAGTTAACCGTTAGCTAGTAAGCTAAGGTTAGCGAAGATAACCTTTGGGTGGAGACTGTGCCTGTTCTTGTCTCTACAAATGCACCTCACTCTGAGGTAAAACCCCAAGTAGCTGTATTGTTAACCCACCTAACGTTAAACCATACAGCTACTAAGCCAAACGTGACGATTTACCTTTCGTGAGTAACAATTCAAGCTAGCTAACTTGGAACATGGTGGGAAGGTAAGACAAAAACTTTTCAGTCATCTAAaacatgtcttttattttcGTCACAGGATTCAACATTGAAGATTTGATTAATGTTCCACCACTGAAAGAAGGTAAACCAGTCGAAATTGCACGAagtacaaatgaaaataataattaaaaaaaaaaactatcaaaCAAGGCTGGCATATTGTCATACCCTGCTGTTAGATGAAGATATGCAGGAGGTGAAAGTTGACCAGATGCTTGGCAAGTTGAGGAGGCTTCAACAAGGTAGTGTTTAAAATGGTTCATAAAACAGATACTTTGAATTGTCATGGGCACAGTGTAGCATGTATTTATGAGAGAGTTGTTTGACATACATGATAACTTTACAGGCGTACTCAGACCAAATAGCGACATCTATCGGACAAATAGGtgatccgttttttttttctagtagAGCAGTGTCCCTAATGTAGATACCATGTTTCCCATGAGATGTATTGTTTGATTTTAGGATTGTTCgttcacattttaatgtaaagcattTCCATCATGCAGAAGGCACAAATGAAGCTGGAGAAATCACCGTCGCGTTCTTCCGGCTTCGTTATGAATCGAGTGCTCTTGCGCGTGCAGTCTTTGAACTATTCGACGGTTCGTTCGAATTATTTAACCGTCCCATTAGCAGATTGTTCTTTTGGATGAGCATTAATCATCTAAATTTAAACGCTTATTCGCCATTCTTTACTAGTCGGCACGAACTTTAGTTCGCAACCTAGCCAGGGCATGACGTGAGGTAAATATCTTGACGTTTTCGTTAGTCTTTGTGAAGCGACACTTCCGCTTCCGCTAGTAAGTCGCGAAggctttttgctttttcttttaatttcaacCATATTAGCTAGAAATGACCATGTGAGCCATGGGTACTCCGTCCTTAAGAGGAAAACTACCCGTACAATGTAAAAGTGCTTCAACACGGGGTCCTGAGATCGAAGGAAAGCTTTGCAAATGTGCACCAATGGGAAGGCTGTTACTGCCGATCACATGCTAATGACCTGCGTTTCTTCTTAGGTTTAAGACAAATAGTCGCATATAGATCAAAATCCGCTTTAGCTCAAAATAGTGTTATGTCAAGGATAGAATACGCCGTTTAACTACACATAGCAAGTGTAATTTGAAGACTACCACGGGAATTGAAAAACCATGAGTAAGACATCTGTACGCCACGATCATAACAGTCCCGTGACCCACATTTCAGTATCGTCAGTAAGGTACATCCTTACCTGTTACTCCATACGTGGAGTTTCAGAACATGATGAATGGAGATGCATGAGATATGATTAATATCTCCATCTTGTTGGGAACAGCAACACCCTTCAAGACCCATTCTGATCATTCATGTAAACATCAACAAATGTAGTTTTTCCGAATGAATACAGTGTAGGTATATCATTTAAAAGGATATGTGAGAGATGTTATCTATGGAGCATGTCTATCTCATGTTTCAAGCAACCCCTGAATGTTGCTTTATGACAAGCAAAGTACAACATGTGACAGTTACGCTGTCCTTTATTTCAGGTAAAAGAGTCCTGGAAGAAGAAATTAAGGACATCAAATCAGTCAGTGACTCTTTGCAGAAAGAGCTAGCAACTTGTAAGACACAAGATCACAACTAATACTTCTATTTTAATCTACATGCAATATATTTATTGTACCTCCTATATGTACCTGTTGCTGACATGCAATCAAAGACCCAGTAAAAGTAGGTAAcgtattttgtgtttgtatttggtATGTATTTACTATAATTTAGGCAACTGTTTATGCTATGTGTAATATGttttatcagaatcagaatactttattaatccccggGGGAAATAGTTTATATGATGTTTATTGTATAATTGTATATTATCACTAGGctggctgttgttgtttttacagtgcaAAATGAAGCTTACCAACTGGAAGGAATCCATAAGGAAAAAGAAGGTATACACACATTAGGCTAGCAAACAATTGCACATTTGTAGTTGCTGTGtagttaatgtttttattaaaggtgtgtcagtgtcagggggaaaaaatgaaagacagacaCTTAATGTGAATAAGATTGCGTAATTACTGTGATATGTATCTCCAGAGTTGTGCAGGAACCTGCAGTTCCAGTGTGAGGAATCTGAGCAGGACTCTGCCAGGTGAGCAGTAAAACACATTACAGAGTGCCTTCAGTGTTTTGCTGACATTTGAAGTCTGAACACGAATCAACAACAGACCTCAATCATGTATTGTGTGTCATGTGTaacactagatggcagcaaCCTCTCATTTTAGAATCCTGAGTACTCAACCTAGTTAAAGTTGTCAAAATCTACCTGTCTTATTTATCTCTACAACGACATCTTGAAATTGTTTTCTCCGGTCCTGATGTTGGCAGTGTCTGTGTCTACTAAGTTAATCTTCAGTTTACTATCTGTGCGGTCTGTATAGAACTTTTTAATGTCCAGTTTGTATAATGATATAATTTgaatgtacctttttttttcagtgtcatatATTGACTTAAGTTATCTTCACCATGATGAATTTTAAGGAATTATAATTAGAATATTTTTGTGTCTTACTCTTCACATTATTGACTTTGCAGTTTTAGTAAAACCCTtaagattttattgttttagcaTGAATGCTAATTAGTTAATAATTGCATCTTCACCTTCCACAACATCAATCATTGATTTGTTGGTGGCAGAAAAAATGGACTTTAAACGTGAGTCTGACACCTCTGCAAACTGTTCAATTTTACTTTCActctgactgttttgtttttcagctttcacGTGTTGTTTCTAGATTTTATGTTGATTGTCGTATTTAACTCACATGCATATTTTCACAAAAGCTTTCCTAATAAGCAGCATTTAGGTGTTGTGCCACTGATTATTACACACCACATCCATAGGAAGGGCATAGCTCTTATTATACTATACTATTATCACAGGATCATGTGATGATGATACATTGTATCCAGTATTACACACACTGAACGGTTTGAAAAAGCATGTGCCAGGtctccagactttttttttttaatcttaaattgaccatgtatgtttgtgtgttgcaggctgttaaaacagaacaagaaaagTGACGAACTGCTGGAACAGTACAGATGTGAAATCCAGGAATTCAAACTTAAACACCGGAAGCAGCGGTATATAAACCCTTAAAAGTGCAAtgatttataatatatattttttaaacgTATTGAATAACCATGTGATTGTCGTCTAAATTTAAtgaaagctgtttgtttgtgcaggaTGAAGTTTGAAAACCAACTTCATCAATTGATAGAGCAGCATAGGAATCTGCACTCCGTCTTCGTAAGTTTGCCTATTTAATATAAAAACGAGTGACATATTACCCAGTCTATATTTTtccttacatttttaaaaatagaatgaTGAAATTGTGACCTGTTTTTGATGTTGTTAATGACTATTGTTGTTTGAATTGTTGTTTAGACTCCAGAAATGCTCCCCGATGAAATACTAAGTgctgaaaatataaaatctcAGCTGTTATCAGCTGGTAAGTATCTTCCAGTCATTTATGCACATGGGTTGGGGTTATGGGTATTGCAAGCATGcatacagtaaaacatttgcttttgcacaaataaagtgtttgttttccatttccGACTCCTTTGATCTGGTCTTGTTCTGTGATTCTTACAGAACAAATGAAGTTGGCTCAACTGCATCGCCTCAATGAGGAGCTAGAAGAGgtgaagaaacagaagcagcaaaGAGTAACAGCGGCAGAGACTCAGGAGGAGTAAAAACGCATGTTTCCAGGAAGTTTTTAGAAAATGAGAGGTAATAATTTTATCAGGTGAAAAACCTTAGATCTCAGAGTCCCTCCAAAAACCGGTTCGGGGAGAAAACCACAGCTTTGGTTTACCTCAAAATTAAATGCAATTACATGAACTTACACTAGTGAAATTCCAAGTTCAAAGTTTGTTGACCaaactctctcttttctctatgcggttgttgtttttatattaattgTTTGGTGAGGCatgggtttgttttgttattttatgccAATTTTGATGTATTCATAAtatctgaaatattttacattctGAGACAGATGACTGGTGTTTTGTAGATAGGTAAATGCCACTAGCAGTGTCCTGTATAACCCTATGTTAATCTTACTAAAATATTGTGTATTGAGATGATATGAATGTTCATATATTTAAAATTACAAAGTTATTTCAATGTGACGGTTTTATTCTATGAATGTCAATGAGCctataaatgaaaacagtacaaCCATCCACTACAGTTTACACACTGTATACACTTTATCTGCATAGCCACATTCAAATTCAGCTTTAAAGAGTTTTAATAAAAGACAGTATTTCAAATACAATGTAATacttttgcagctttttttttaagaacacgACCCTGTGCAAGTGATTTTCCCATAGttaatgccatttttttttttacaaccaagaccagatatttacatgttaattaaaaataagCACAAGGCACTTGGATAGCACAATGAGGGTGATCATAATCTAAGCTGTTACTTAGAATGTCACCATGCACTTcttacataaatatatacaatatcCCCCATAAAGAAAACAGTGTAACCCCGTAAGTGTCCATATGGCAATCGATCCTCTTGCTCGATCTTTTGATGTCgagtacaaaaacacaccaaaaggGTTTGATGCCCTGCCGAGTTGTCAAGCAGCCTGGGAACTTTACCGTATAACTAAATCTTTGGTTTAATAGTGTTTACAGACCAACAAAGGAGTTTGGAGTCCTGCATAGGGCGTAGGTCTCAGAAGTTAGGTGAGTTATGTAAGGAGGCATGGCCCAGGTCCAGGACTGCAAAATGTAGCCatcccttctctctgtttttcctttagAGGCGATGACTAATTTAAGTCCAGGATAGAATGAGGGAACAGggaaaatgttaatgtatttacatttttattcaagactagaacatattttttaaactcCTCTCTCTGAATAGTTATTTGACATCTTCAAACCTGAGAGGTGGGTCCACACCTTAACAGAAAGGTACATAAAGCCCTCTTGAGAGGCTAAAGTTCATGACCGTTTTTACTTTCTGATAAAACTCCACTGCCGCTGCCTCAACATTAGAATTAGACATTGCTGTCTGCTTCTGACTTTCAATCCTCATTCTCTGTAATCCCAGACTTGCCATTAAATGTTCACCCTTCATCAGTTCTTCAGTTCATTCTATTCCCTATCTTCACAttcttatttgtgttttaaggtTTGGGTTAATAATAGTTCCTCTAGCTGTGGTAATGCCCTTAGTGGGCCATTGGCACACAGTGAATCTAGGGGGACAGTTTTTCCCATTTAGTTTCATGAAAGTCCCAGCTACACAGACacttgcagaaacacacatcactgatactaaacacacacagtcatctaCCACTACGTTTTATAACTAGCATGTATCTACTTTCTTTCCCCTCAGGTGCAACATGTACAGTCTTCTCTTATCCTCTCTTACTCCCTCGGTTGCATTCATAAAACCCATTTATAGGTAAGTGGCCCTACCTTTTTCTGTTCTGTGAAACATTAGCCCATGGAACCAGTATGTGAGCAGAGTAACTCTCCTTTCTCTCAGTCACCATATAAGGTAAACTTAGTACCAGGTCTTGGCAAAGACGGACATTCCAAACTCAGTGactttagtttgttttcagcatttttatatattgtcttttcaaGTTTTATTACTTTGTGCGAACATCCAGGAAAGGCTGTAGTGTGGCGCCACAGAGGTACTTTGATAGTGTCGTTGGCACGTACGGGTAACAGGTCTTTTTGATCGTCTCGTATAAATAGTTTCCATTCAAAAGGTGACTCCTCCATCTTTCGTTATCCCAGGTTATTCCCCATCTGTTAACAGAACAACAGGTATAATTGTGAATGCAACAAAGTATGAAATCCTCCCATTTCCATCCGTCCATTCCCTACTTCTTCACATCACTACCGTCAATATTTTTAGGTTTTCGGGTTTCTTATGTACAGTTTTCTGCTTATCCAAATAACACTATAATTTAACCAGTGGATCAGCAAAGCTAAAACCAAAATTCAgttgtatttaaaatgaaaacaaaaacaattggTGTAGTTACACTAAACTTCTAGTGTATATATAAATCAACGCACATGACCTTGTCCATCCAAATTTATTTTCACAGCTTATGAATAAGACTATAAGACTATttcaaacattattttaaacattaaaccatTACACCACCATTGTTTTGGAATACAAACTACTTTATACAAACGATTATTAAACAAGATGCATCTTTGACCATCATCTGTAATTGTGTAGAccatgtattaaaaacataattaaaaacttgcacaaacacatgattgtCTTTCATCTTATGTAAGAGagttatttacatttcagactGATTTAACAAACACTTAACTAAGAATTAATTTTGTGCAGTGCTTTAACACGAGTAAAAagatttgatcattttcatggCTCAGAAAGTTGTTCTCACATTTAACTAGGGATGGACCGATTACGGCCCTAGGCGattatcagctttttttttcttgattatcAGTGTCTATAAACTAATAAACCACTtaaatgtgttactttggctctgatgcagcatcctctcacacaatgtcccgcccacaacatTATCTGATTGGTCACGCGCCACAATAATCAGCGTCTGAacgataaaataaaatgaatcagcaAAGTAACTGAATCAactgtatcaaataaatgtagtggagaggatGTTTAAAGTAGAAGATAATCAAAATACTCAAGTGCCTGAAAATCCTACTAAAGACTTGACTTGAGTAAATTATACCTTCGTCACTGGTTATTCAAAACGTTGACACGAAGATGCCATATCGGCCATTTAACTCTTGTAATCGTACTGTAAACTACTCACACTGTCATTGTGTACTGCTACATCTGATCAACTCAAACATGAAGGATTTGGCCAGctggctttttaaaaatttaacCTAACTTATTGCAATAATACGTTTTACTACTCTTTCTAGTTGTTTACCCCTAATActacttttgcttttgttcatATCACTTTCCCATCTATGTTGCAAGCATCATCCTTGCAGTGATAGACTACCTCAAAGCGGCTGTAgaccttcttctccttcctcaaACTCTCTATCCTCTTCAGCAATCCCTCACGCTCCTGGACATTGCCCTGCTGCGATCGTTGAAATAGATTTCTCCTTATGGAGTTTTGTCGCTCCAGCCCTTTCTCCTCGCCGCTGCTGTCTTTGTCCCCGGCTGTTTCCTCCCGCTCCTGTCGGATCTTTTGGCTGTTGGCTGAGATCTGCTCCAGAATGACTTTGGTGTCATCTCGTAGGTTGCtgctgaacagaacagagctgCCCGGGGCCTGGTATCGAGATGGGCCTGATGTGCCGGTAGATGTCTTATGATTGCTCATAGTTTGGTCAGTCATGGTGGATCCAGTATCGTTAGCTGATGAACTCTGCTTTTTGCTCGAATCTCCGGCGACCCCCAGACCCGTGCTCATGCCCCTATCTTCACCTGAAGATTTCTTGTCTTTATCCTTGGGCACGAGGATTCCCTTTAGCCTCTGCGTCTGCTTCTTTAGAAAGTCGAGTGTCTTACCGTCACCCTTCCCCTCACCAAGTGTGTTGATTGATGTGGTAGATCCCATAACTTTTTGCTGTCCTTCGTCACGTGGCATAGTTGAAGAACTTTGAGAGCGGTTCTTTTTCAGTTCACTCTTCTCTGCATCTGTTGCATCTGTCGCCAGAATCTCCTCACCACTGGAGACGCGTCGAGGATTCAGTCCTTTGAGCTTCAACGGATCCCTCCTGAAGAGCTTGGGTGAAGGGAGGGGTTTCAGAGACTTGAATATATCCTTCTTTTGACCCTCTGACGCATTCTCCTCTTTATTAGGTTGAGCTGTCTCTGGTAGCTTCAGGTAGCTTGCAGAAGTCTTGGCAGAGCTTATCGGTGGCTTTGAGGAACTAAGTGAAGGTCTGCGAGTGAGCTCTGCTAGTTTTGCAGAGATGTCCATCTTCTTTGGTGCAGATTCTTCTGAACTAACAGAGACGGTTGGGATCTTTTGAGTCGTCTCAGGTTCTAGGGGAGATTTATAAGAAAGGTCTGGCTTTTTTTCAGCTGGCTCTGGGGCTTTTAGCGATGACTCTGTCTCCATCTTGGTGGCTTTTCTCTTGGCAGCCAGATCTTTGAAATACTGTAGTCGACTGGCAGGGTCATTCATGTTCAGAGATGACGTTGTTGTTACATCTGTGGTAGTGTTCTGAGGCTCCACTTTCGCTTTAATCTCCTCCTCTTGCTGTtgctctttctccttctctttttcctctttctctttctccacaaGTGTCTCCTTATCTTTTTCCGCAGCCTTCCTTCTCCACGCAAAAGGCTCACGATTAAATGACCTCTTCTCGAGTATCTGGGCCACAATCGAGGAAGTGCGTACTGAGTCTAAGTTCTCATCTTCTTCCGTCGCCGGTTTTAGGCCAAGGTTGCTGCTGTGCATCTCTGTCTTGGAAGATGAGAAAATCAGCGAGGAACGCAGTCGAGAGCTGCGTTGAAGCATTGGGTTGATACGTGAGTGGAATGATTCATGTTTGGACAGCAAGAGATCTGTACCCTTTTTCACCTCCACATCTACACCCACCTCCCTTTCTGCACCCTTTTCTGcaacatccctctctcttttatcAAGCGCTGATGGTTTGAAGTCACTGGCTGATGGAAGCAAATCCATAGATGTTGAGTCTTTATTGTTGCTCTCAGGTAACAGGGGCTTTCCAAAGCGTGGTCTCAGGATATCTGGTCTTGGTTTGGGGGGAAAATTTGGTGCCTCCCTTATTCCAAAGCGGGGAGCTGAACTTTCTGTAGCAGTTGGTGGCGGATCTTCAAAAGCATCAGACCCCATAGGTTGAGTCAGATCCTCTTCTCCACTGTCCTCATAAGCGCTGAGATAAGAGTCGATCCTCCATCTCCTCATGCCTTGCCTGGCATCTGCATCTTGATCGTGCTCTTGTTTGGGAAACGGTTTCTTCTCTGGTTGGTGGGGCTGCGTCGGCGAGCTCTGACAGGCATACGCCTGACCTATGGTTGGCCTCTTATGACCAGAACCTCCTCCATACCTCCCGGCTAACGGAGGCGCCCGGTGCCCCTCAGGTCCCCTCAAGTCCTCTGATGAAAAGTAGTCTCTGCCATAGTTTCCAGGTGGGGGCTCCTGATCTGAGCGATAGCTTGACTCTGAATGCTGGTCAATGGAGAGATGGGGAGGACGACCTCGGAGTGTGTCATAGTGTCCGTGCCCAGAGCCCGGCCCAGGCCCTTCACTGTAGTAGTGACTACTTTGGATCTGCTCCCTGTAAAGAAAATACAGTGGTTCTTATTTGTTCATTGTTATGTGTAAAGTACAGAATTTAGATTCCAAACAGTTGTAGGTACTGAAGGGTTAACTACCTGTGGAAGTCCGTCTCATCCAGGTTATTCATGACTCTGTGCTTCATGTATTGCCTGGAAGATGTGTAGCTTTCCTGGGTTCCCTCTGCATAGCTGTGCCTTTTGAAGCCACTGGCACTAATCTCCATCTGCCTGGAAACTATGGACCTTCCCTGATCTAGGAACGACTGCTGCAGACGAAACTGTTGCTGGGAATACTTCCCAATTGTAATTCCTGGCCCAGGTTCAATGGTGTGACGAAATGGATCGTTCCTCCGGAAAGGAATTGCAAGATTTCGGTCAGAGTCTCCATAGGGGAAGGCGGAGGGAATCTCAGGCTGCCTGCGGTAACCTATAGGGTTACGCAGAGACTGGCTCCTCTTCAAACCGAACTGGTTACCTAAGTAACTGCTGGGGTCAGGGAGAGCGAGTGCTCCATCCGATGGGTCAATAACGAGAGGCTCTGACTGAGCAAACAGAATGCGAAACTCCTCGTCAAAGGTGGAAACCAGCTCCCCGAGGAAGAGGTGGGCGATGCTGCGGTGGATCTTCTCATAGGACCACATGAAACTATAAGTAAATAAGAAAGAGGAGTAAAGGCAGTTAAAGTACTTGAATCCACAGAATGAATGGCCAGTGAGTCTTGGGAATTTAATGCACAGAATTAAACTACTCACCTGTAGTTGCCACTGAGTACAGCCCTGCAGTCAGCCAGTAAGAAACGATCTTTCACCTGCCCCTTGAATGATTTCCCTGTCCTGGAATAATAGGTTATTCCTGCCACAGTCCTGACACGCAtcatctgtaaaacaaaacgcaaaaatcacacacaattCTTTTGTGAAAATGATACCTTGTCTCATCATAATTACACAATAAATGTTATTAGCCcagtctaaaaaaaaactgaaggaatGAATGCTCACAGGAATTTGGTCCAAGTTGACTTTGCAGTTGATGACCATAGAGACAAAGTGATAGGCTTCCTGCTCATCCAGTAGAATGTAAACAGGAACATGGCGTGCTG
This window of the Acanthopagrus latus isolate v.2019 chromosome 3, fAcaLat1.1, whole genome shotgun sequence genome carries:
- the si:ch211-199g17.9 gene encoding synaptonemal complex central element protein 1 isoform X3: MQEVKVDQMLGKLRRLQQGKRVLEEEIKDIKSVSDSLQKELATLQNEAYQLEGIHKEKEELCRNLQFQCEESEQDSARLLKQNKKSDELLEQYRCEIQEFKLKHRKQRMKFENQLHQLIEQHRNLHSVFTPEMLPDEILSAENIKSQLLSAEQMKLAQLHRLNEELEEVKKQKQQRVTAAETQEE
- the si:ch211-199g17.9 gene encoding synaptonemal complex central element protein 1 isoform X1, giving the protein MNMSDSAGFNIEDLINVPPLKEDEDMQEVKVDQMLGKLRRLQQGKRVLEEEIKDIKSVSDSLQKELATLQNEAYQLEGIHKEKEELCRNLQFQCEESEQDSARLLKQNKKSDELLEQYRCEIQEFKLKHRKQRMKFENQLHQLIEQHRNLHSVFTPEMLPDEILSAENIKSQLLSAEQMKLAQLHRLNEELEEVKKQKQQRVTAAETQEE
- the fam83hb gene encoding protein FAM83H; the protein is MAHRSQSSSIGENPLDPNYLPPHYREEYRLAIDALIENDTQGYYEFLQTAEVVGFLAQTEIEFIKSTIQTPNRTSSVPELTYLEGGLEADGSSDTYWPVQSDLAAPGLDLGWPLPQHSFVGPTEVTTLVNPSDPDMPSIKEQARRLIKNARQVIAVVMDTFTDVDIFADLLDAAARHVPVYILLDEQEAYHFVSMVINCKVNLDQIPMMRVRTVAGITYYSRTGKSFKGQVKDRFLLADCRAVLSGNYSFMWSYEKIHRSIAHLFLGELVSTFDEEFRILFAQSEPLVIDPSDGALALPDPSSYLGNQFGLKRSQSLRNPIGYRRQPEIPSAFPYGDSDRNLAIPFRRNDPFRHTIEPGPGITIGKYSQQQFRLQQSFLDQGRSIVSRQMEISASGFKRHSYAEGTQESYTSSRQYMKHRVMNNLDETDFHREQIQSSHYYSEGPGPGSGHGHYDTLRGRPPHLSIDQHSESSYRSDQEPPPGNYGRDYFSSEDLRGPEGHRAPPLAGRYGGGSGHKRPTIGQAYACQSSPTQPHQPEKKPFPKQEHDQDADARQGMRRWRIDSYLSAYEDSGEEDLTQPMGSDAFEDPPPTATESSAPRFGIREAPNFPPKPRPDILRPRFGKPLLPESNNKDSTSMDLLPSASDFKPSALDKRERDVAEKGAEREVGVDVEVKKGTDLLLSKHESFHSRINPMLQRSSRLRSSLIFSSSKTEMHSSNLGLKPATEEDENLDSVRTSSIVAQILEKRSFNREPFAWRRKAAEKDKETLVEKEKEEKEKEKEQQQEEEIKAKVEPQNTTTDVTTTSSLNMNDPASRLQYFKDLAAKRKATKMETESSLKAPEPAEKKPDLSYKSPLEPETTQKIPTVSVSSEESAPKKMDISAKLAELTRRPSLSSSKPPISSAKTSASYLKLPETAQPNKEENASEGQKKDIFKSLKPLPSPKLFRRDPLKLKGLNPRRVSSGEEILATDATDAEKSELKKNRSQSSSTMPRDEGQQKVMGSTTSINTLGEGKGDGKTLDFLKKQTQRLKGILVPKDKDKKSSGEDRGMSTGLGVAGDSSKKQSSSANDTGSTMTDQTMSNHKTSTGTSGPSRYQAPGSSVLFSSNLRDDTKVILEQISANSQKIRQEREETAGDKDSSGEEKGLERQNSIRRNLFQRSQQGNVQEREGLLKRIESLRKEKKVYSRFEMGNNLG
- the si:ch211-199g17.9 gene encoding uncharacterized protein si:ch211-199g17.9 isoform X4, whose amino-acid sequence is MNMSDSAGFNIEDLINVPPLKEDEDMQEVKVDQMLGKLRRLQQVQNEAYQLEGIHKEKEELCRNLQFQCEESEQDSARLLKQNKKSDELLEQYRCEIQEFKLKHRKQRMKFENQLHQLIEQHRNLHSVFTPEMLPDEILSAENIKSQLLSAEQMKLAQLHRLNEELEEVKKQKQQRVTAAETQEE
- the si:ch211-199g17.9 gene encoding synaptonemal complex central element protein 1 isoform X2, with product MNMSDSAGFNIEDLINVPPLKEGKRVLEEEIKDIKSVSDSLQKELATLQNEAYQLEGIHKEKEELCRNLQFQCEESEQDSARLLKQNKKSDELLEQYRCEIQEFKLKHRKQRMKFENQLHQLIEQHRNLHSVFTPEMLPDEILSAENIKSQLLSAEQMKLAQLHRLNEELEEVKKQKQQRVTAAETQEE